The Ichthyobacterium seriolicida sequence AGCTGTTGTAAAGTCAGATGAGATAATACTGAGCAATATAGACAACATTACTCAAACTTCTTTTGTGGAGAATTTAGACTTAGAATTGAGCTCTATAGAAAAGGGAGATTTTAAGCACTTCATGTTGAAAGAGATATACGAACAGCCTAAAACCATTAGTAACGGTCTTAGAGGGAGGTTAAATAGTAAAACTTCTAAAATTATTTTAGGGGGCATAACACAACACAGAGAGTTATTATTAAATGCCCATAGGATAGTAATCATAGCTTGTGGAACCTCATGGCATGCAGGTTTTACGGCTAAATATTTTATAGAGGATATATGTCGTATTCCAGTTGAAGTAGAGTTTGCGTCAGAGTTTAGATATAAAAATCCAATAATACATGAGAGAGATATCTTTATAGCAGTCTCACAATCTGGAGAGACAGCAGATACTATTTCAGCCATATCTATGTTAAAGGAAAGAGGCGCTGTAGTACTCGGTATGTGTAATGTGGTAGGCTCTACAATATCTAGAGAATCTCACGAAGGTCTGTATACTCGTGCTGGATACGAAATTGCTGTAGCTTCTACAAAATCATTTACTTCTCAGCTTATAGCCTTAAATCTAATTGGTCTTTACATAGCGCAGGAGAATAAAACAATATCTAGTGAGAGACTAGAAAAATTATTATTAGAGTTAAATTCTATACCTACTAAGATTCAAGAGTGTTTACTTCAAGATAAAAAAATTCAGAGCATAGCTGAGAAGTATTGTAACTCTAGTAGTTTTTTATTTATGGGGAGGGGAGCTAATTATCCAATAGCTTTGGAAGGAGCTTTGAAATTAAAAGAGGTATCTTACATTCACGCTGAAGGCTATGCTACAGGAGAGATGAAACACGGACCTATAGCCCTTATAGACAAAGATATTCCATCTTTATTTTTATGTCCTTCCGACATGCATTTAAAGAAAGTATTATCGAACATACAAGAAGTTAAAGCTAGGAAGGGGAAGATAATATCCATCGTTACCGACGGTAATACAGAGGTAGAAAGTCAGGTAGATGATATCATATCCATTCCTAGAGTCTCCGAGGAGTTCATTCCTATATTGTCTGTTATCCCGCTGCAGCTCTTCGCCTATTACGTAGGTGTTTTTAAGGGATATAATGTAGATCAACCTAGGAATCTAGCTAAATCTGTAACGGTAGAATAGAAAACATTTATGCCTCTTTTATAAGAGTGAAAAAATATCGGAAATATATCTACTCTCTCATAGTTTTAATTGAATTTATAAAAAGCTTTAATTAGATTTCAAAGGGGCCAAAAGCCCCTTTTTTAATGCCTATATTCAAGGCTTGAAACATTCTTTATAAAAATTCATTTACTAAATCAAAATATTCTAAACCACTTTTAATATTGAGAGCTGTATTTTCTTTGTAAATCATTAATTTTGAGCCTACACAAATATCATATCATGCTCGCTGAAATAGAAAAGTTAAAACAGGAAATCACGGATTTTCAATCTACAGACAAAA is a genomic window containing:
- the glmS gene encoding glutamine--fructose-6-phosphate transaminase (isomerizing) yields the protein MCGLFGYVGDRNIKSVLLKGLKRLEYRGYDSTGIGLLEDEKLKVFKREGKLDELITLLNGKEFSSSIGIGHTRWATHGEPNDSNSHPQFSNSKKLAIVHNGIIENYSSLKKELLSKGYVFQSQTDTEVLINFIENIQINDKCDLSTAIRLALKRIVGAYSIVILSEDEPGTLFAVRRGSPLIIGVGRNEHFLTSDASSIAEYTNKAIYMDDFQIAVVKSDEIILSNIDNITQTSFVENLDLELSSIEKGDFKHFMLKEIYEQPKTISNGLRGRLNSKTSKIILGGITQHRELLLNAHRIVIIACGTSWHAGFTAKYFIEDICRIPVEVEFASEFRYKNPIIHERDIFIAVSQSGETADTISAISMLKERGAVVLGMCNVVGSTISRESHEGLYTRAGYEIAVASTKSFTSQLIALNLIGLYIAQENKTISSERLEKLLLELNSIPTKIQECLLQDKKIQSIAEKYCNSSSFLFMGRGANYPIALEGALKLKEVSYIHAEGYATGEMKHGPIALIDKDIPSLFLCPSDMHLKKVLSNIQEVKARKGKIISIVTDGNTEVESQVDDIISIPRVSEEFIPILSVIPLQLFAYYVGVFKGYNVDQPRNLAKSVTVE